One stretch of Saccharopolyspora erythraea DNA includes these proteins:
- the yidD gene encoding membrane protein insertion efficiency factor YidD, translating to MTDEDRLRAPGRRASPLAWVLLVPVHAYRKVISPLLPPSCRFYPSCSAYAVEALTVHGALRGSWLTARRLLRCGPWHPGGLDPVPPRRTSGRARAPQTPAEE from the coding sequence GTGACCGACGAAGACAGGCTCCGAGCGCCAGGCCGGCGCGCGAGCCCGCTCGCCTGGGTGCTGCTGGTTCCGGTGCACGCCTACCGCAAGGTGATCTCTCCCCTGTTGCCGCCGTCCTGCCGCTTCTACCCGAGTTGCAGCGCGTACGCGGTCGAGGCGCTGACGGTGCACGGCGCCCTCCGGGGCAGCTGGCTCACCGCGCGCAGGCTGCTTCGCTGCGGCCCGTGGCACCCGGGCGGACTCGACCCGGTGCCGCCGCGCCGGACGTCAGGTCGTGCCCGCGCACCCCAGACCCCTGCCGAGGAGTAG
- the yidC gene encoding membrane protein insertase YidC, whose protein sequence is MLDFIYYPVSAILWFWHEVFGFVLDPASGFAWALSVVFLVFTLRALLFKPFVHQVRSMKKMQEFAPHIKALQEKYGDDRQKMAQEMQKLQAEHGFNPVSGCLPMLVQVPVFIGLFHVLNGFRPGAPSNYVFSAEDVASFVEADLFGAKLSNTISQAPEVLAHFQTDRTSMLLVGVPLMIAAAIATHFTARHGVERQTAEAAQNPQTAVMNRMTLWLFPMFAIVGGPFLPLAILIYWLANNFWTLGQQRVVYRRIDREEAEKAGAPAVVDSTAVTASGSTGAAKAEPAARSATEPGAEAKAEPAAKVEESASHDEPGEIPGVIEDRSRDTDKPGETR, encoded by the coding sequence GTGCTGGATTTCATCTACTACCCGGTGTCGGCCATCCTGTGGTTCTGGCACGAGGTGTTCGGTTTCGTGCTGGACCCCGCCAGCGGCTTCGCGTGGGCGCTGTCGGTCGTGTTCCTGGTCTTCACGCTGCGGGCGCTGCTGTTCAAGCCGTTCGTGCACCAGGTCCGGTCGATGAAGAAGATGCAGGAGTTCGCGCCGCACATCAAGGCGCTGCAGGAGAAGTACGGCGACGACCGGCAGAAGATGGCCCAGGAGATGCAGAAGCTCCAGGCCGAGCACGGGTTCAACCCGGTCAGCGGCTGCCTGCCGATGCTGGTGCAGGTGCCGGTCTTCATCGGCCTCTTCCACGTGCTCAACGGGTTCCGGCCCGGTGCTCCCTCCAACTACGTGTTCAGCGCCGAGGACGTCGCCTCCTTCGTCGAGGCAGACCTGTTCGGCGCGAAACTGTCGAACACCATCAGCCAGGCGCCGGAGGTGCTCGCGCACTTCCAGACCGACCGGACCTCGATGCTGCTGGTCGGCGTGCCGCTGATGATCGCGGCCGCGATCGCGACCCACTTCACCGCGCGCCACGGCGTGGAGCGGCAGACGGCCGAGGCCGCGCAGAACCCGCAGACCGCGGTGATGAACCGGATGACGCTGTGGCTGTTCCCGATGTTCGCCATCGTCGGCGGACCGTTCCTGCCGCTGGCGATCCTGATCTACTGGCTGGCCAACAACTTCTGGACGCTCGGGCAGCAGCGCGTGGTCTACCGCCGGATCGACCGCGAGGAGGCCGAGAAGGCCGGCGCGCCCGCTGTGGTCGACTCGACCGCGGTCACCGCGAGCGGCAGCACCGGCGCGGCGAAGGCGGAGCCCGCCGCGCGGAGCGCCACCGAGCCCGGGGCCGAGGCGAAGGCCGAGCCCGCGGCGAAGGTCGAGGAGTCGGCCTCCCACGACGAACCCGGTGAGATCCCCGGGGTGATCGAAGACCGTTCCCGCGACACCGACAAGCCGGGCGAGACCCGGTGA